One Glycine max cultivar Williams 82 chromosome 4, Glycine_max_v4.0, whole genome shotgun sequence DNA segment encodes these proteins:
- the ALDH3H1 gene encoding aldehyde dehydrogenase family 3 member H1 isoform X1, translating to MSGEETQRNVFGAETASSLVKELRDNFGKGTTRSYEWRVSQVKALLKAVVENEDQIVGALCSDLAKPPLETVVYEIGMFQNSCEVILKELKHWMTPEKVKTSIRTFPSSAEIVPEPLGVVLVISAWNYPILLSLDPVVGAIAAGNAVVLKPSEIAPATSSVLAKLIEKYMDNSFVRVVEGAVDETTALLQQKWNKIFYTGNGRVGKIVMTAAAKHLTPVVLELGGKSPVVVDSNNNLLVAARRIIAGKWGLNNGQACISPDYVITTKDYAPKLVDTLKTELESFYGRNPLESEDLSRIVSSNHFARLSKLLNDDKVSGKIVYGGEKDEKKLRIAPTILLDVPQDSSIMGEEIFGPLLPIITVNKLEESIDVINSGAKPLAAYVFTTDNKFKEQFVKNVSAGGLLVNDTALHLVVDTLPFGGVGESGMGAYHGKFSFDAFTHKKAVLYRSFAGDSAIRYPPYTDTKLRLMKALVGGRILGIIRALFGWS from the exons ATGTCGGGTGAGGAGACACAGAGGAATGTGTTTGGCGCGGAAACGGCGTCGTCCTTGGTGAAGGAGCTGAGGGACAACTTCGGTAAAGGAACCACGCGAAGTTACGAATGGAGAGTGTCGCAAGTGAAGGCTCTATTGAAGGCGGTGGTTGAAAACGAGGACCAGATCGTCGGTGCTCTTTGTTCCGACCTAGCCAAGCCTCCGCTCGAAACCGTCGTCTACGAG ATTGGTATGTTTCAAAACTCATGTGAAGTCATACTGAAGGAATTGAAACATTGGATGACGCCAGAAAAG GTCAAAACGTCAATCAGAACTTTTCCTTCTTCAGCTGAAATAGTACCTGAACCGCTGGGTGTCGTGTTAGTCATCTCTGCATGGAACTATCCAATCT TGTTGTCCCTTGATCCAGTAGTTGGAGCTATAGCAGCTGGTAATGCTGTGGTTCTAAAGCCATCCGAAATTGCTCCGGCCACTTCATCAGTACTAGCAAAGTTGATAGAGAAGTATATGGATAACTCATTTGTAAGAGTTGTTGAGGGGGCAGTTGATGAAACAACTGCACTATTGCAGCAAAAGTGGAACAAGATTTTCTACACag GTAATGGAAGAGTGGGAAAAATAGTGATGACTGCGGCTGCAAAACACCTTACACCAGTTGTACTGGAGCTTGGAGGAAAATCTCCTGTTGTTGTTGATTCAAACAACAATTTGCTG GTAGCAGCTAGACGAATAATTGCTGGCAAGTGGGGATTGAACAATGGACAAGCCTGCATTTCTCCCGATTATGTTATAACAACAAAAGACTATGCTCCCAAGTTG GTGGATACCCTAAAGACTGAATTGGAGTCATTTTATGGAAGGAACCCGTTGGAATCTGAAGATTTGTCTCGAATTGTGAGTTCCAACCACTTTGCTCGCTTGTCAAAGCTCTTGAATGATGATAAGGTTTCTGGCAAGATTGTTTATGGAGGCGAAAAGGATGAAAAGAAATT AAGGATTGCTCCCACTATTTTATTGGATGTTCCGCAAGATTCTTCGATAATGGGTGAGGAGATATTTGGTCCATTGCTTCCCATCATCACG GTCAATAAGCTCGAAGAAAGTATAGATGTGATCAACTCAGGAGCAAAGCCCCTCGCTGCATATGTATTTACAACCGACAACAAGTTCAAGGAGCAGTTCGTAAAGAATGTTTCTGCCGGGGGTTTGCTCGTCAATGACACTGCCTTACAT CTTGTGGTTGATACCTTGCCATTTGGGGGAGTTGGGGAGAGTGGAATGGGTGCATACCATGGGAAGTtctcttttgatgcttttacaCACAAAAAAGCAGTTCTTTATCGCAGTTTTGCTGGGGATTCAGCAATAAGGTACCCACCATACACGGATACAAAACTGAGATTGATGAAGGCTCTCGTCGGTGGTCGTATCCTCGGAATAATTCGTGCTCTTTTCGGATGGTCCTAA
- the LOC100782604 gene encoding uncharacterized protein — MVGITCVFGKNSIRDLCKPYKSFIRRWFRRNKKSSSSSRHNPQRQKQTQQEHMKEDRTTNGIHGFRSNGNGMRSINDDDSPMSLRGCGLCRHRSLDNSSCFPSENSGSRNNASRKINHPASSKSCDFIPTPSSSWNSSGSFRMPPHDLKSRNASRKRDTPIMYSNSSGMLKPPPIEKRLECTLEDLCYGCKKKIMITRDVLTDTGLVMLVNVYAKIYLERVLGIVQEEELLTINVQPGWTKGTKITFEGKGNERPGAYREDIIFIISEKRHQLFRREGDDLELGVEIPLVKALTGCTILVPLLGREHMNLTLDNIIHPGFEKIIPGQGMPISREPGKRGDLKITFLVEFPTKLTGNQRSEVVRILQNSTPS, encoded by the exons atggTGGGCATTACCTGCGTGTTTGGCAAAAACTCTATTCGTGACCTTTGCAAACCATACAAATCCTTTATCAGAAGATGGTTTCGTCGTAACAAGAAATCATCATCCTCTAGCAGACATAACCCGCAACGCCAGAAACAAACACAACAG GAACACATGAAAGAGGACAGAACCACGAATGGAATTCACGGCTTCAGATCGAATGGCAATGGTATGAGAAGCATTAATGATGATGATAGTCCAATGAGTTTAAGAGGATGTGGTTTATGTAGGCATAGAAGCTTAGATAATTCTTCGTGTTTTCCTTCTGAAAATTCTGGGTCTAGAAATAATGCAAGCAGAAAGATTAATCACCCGGCCTCAAGCAAGAGCTGCGATTTTATTCCAACCCCTTCTTCTTCATGGAACAGCAGCGGCAGTTTCAGAATGCCTCCACATGATCTGAAGTCACGGAATGCCAGTCGTAAGAGAGACACTCCAATCATGTATTCCAATTCATCTGGGATGCTAAAACCCCCACCAATTGAGAAAAGACTAGAATGCACTCTGGAAGACTTGTGCTATGGatgcaagaaaaaaatcatgatcACAAGGGATGTCCTCACAGATACAGGGTTAGTCA TGCTTGTCAATGTATATGCCAAAATATATCTAGAGAGAGTCCT GGGAATTGTTCAAGAGGAAGAACTGCTAACAATAAATGTGCAACCTGGATGGACGAAAGGAACAAAGATTACATTTGAAGGAAAAGGAAATGAGAGACCAGGAGCATACAGAGAAGATATAATATTTATCATCTCCGAGAAAAGGCACCAATTATTTAGAAGAGAAGGGGATGATTTGGAATTGGGTGTAGAAATTCCCTTAGTAAAGGCACTTACTGGGTGTACAATATTAGTCCCACTATTGGGTCGAGAGCACATGAATTTGACACTTGACAATATCATACACCCTGGCTTTGAGAAGATCATCCCTGGCCAAGGCATGCCAATCTCCAGAGAACCTGGCAAGAGAGGAGACTTGAAAATTACATTTCTAGTTGAGTTTCCAACAAAACTCACAGGCAATCAAAGATCCGAGGTTGTTCGTATTTTACAGAATTCAACGCCTTCTTAG
- the LOC113001467 gene encoding aspartic proteinase Asp1: MDVKNSGRGIPFMTFYLFLLLLSAISVLSHASSIAFQIKGNVYPLGYYSVNLAIGNPPKAYELDIDTGSDLTWVQCDAPCKGCTLPRDRQYKPHGNLVKCVDPLCAAIQSAPNPPCVNPNEQCDYEVEYADQGSSLGVLVRDIIPLKLTNGTLTHSMLAFGCGYDQTHVGHNPPPSAAGVLGLGNGRASILSQLNSKGLIRNVVGHCLSGTGGGFLFFGDQLIPQSGVVWTPILQSSSSLLKHYKTGPADMFFNGKATSVKGLELTFDSGSSYTYFNSLAHKALVDLITNDIKGKPLSRATEDPSLPICWKGPKPFKSLHDVTSNFKPLVLSFTKSKNSLFQVPPEAYLIVTKHGNVCLGILDGTEIGLGNTNIIGDISLQDKLVIYDNEKQRIGWASANCDRSSLM, encoded by the exons ATGGATGTGAAAAACAGTGGCAGGGGAATTCCATTCATGAccttttatctctttcttcttctcctttctgcCATCTCTGTTTTGTCCCATGCTTCCTCTATTGCTTTTCAGATTAAAGGAAATGTGTATCCACTTGG GTATTACTCGGTGAACCTCGCCATTGGCAATCCCCCTAAGGCTTATGAACTTGACATTGACACAGGTAGTGATCTCACTTGGGTTCAGTGTGATGCGCCATGCAAAGGTTGCACCCTA cctCGCGATCGACAATATAAACCACATGGCAACCTTGTGAAATGTGTGGATCCCTTGTGTGCTGCAATCCAATCAGCACCAAACCCTCCCTGTGTTAACCCAAATGAGCAATGTGACTATGAGGTTGAGTATGCAGACCAAGGATCTTCTCTCGGTGTCTTAGTTCGAGATATTATTCCACTTAAACTCACCAACGGAACTTTAACACATTCCATGCTCGCCTTCGG GTGTGGATATGATCAAACTCATGTTGGTCATAATCCACCACCTTCCGCAGCAGGGGTTCTTGGCCTTGGAAATGGCAGAGCAAGCATTTTGTCTCAGCTTAATTCTAAAGGCCTAATTCGTAATGTCGTTGGCCACTGCTTAAGTGGGACAGGAGGGGGCTTTTTATTCTTTGGAGATCAACTCATTCCACAGTCTGGAGTTGTTTGGACACCCATATTGCAGAGTTCCTCTTCCTTGCT AAAACACTACAAAACAGGTCCAGCAGACATGTTTTTTAATGGGAAGGCTACTTCTGTGAAGGGTCTTGAACTTACCTTTGATAGTGGGAGCTCCTACACATACTTCAATTCCCTTGCTCATAAAGCTCTTGTTGATCTG ATAACTAATGATATAAAGGGGAAGCCTTTGAGTAGAGCAACTGAGGATCCATCACTACCAATTTGTTGGAAGGGTCCAAAGCCTTTCAAATCTCTACATGATGTCACTAGCAATTTTAAGCCCCTAGTACTGAGCTTCACAAAATCAAAGAATTCGTTGTTTCAAGTACCACCAGAAGCTTATCTAATTGTCACT AAACATGGCAATGTCTGCTTGGGGATTCTAGATGGCACTGAAATTGGACTAGGAAATACTAACATAATTGGAG ACATCTCTTTACAAGATAAGTTAGTGATTTATGACAACGAGAAACAGCGGATTGGATGGGCCTCTGCCAATTGTGATAGGTCTtctctaatgtaa
- the LOC100803640 gene encoding aspartic proteinase Asp1, whose amino-acid sequence MVVKSKGIPLATLLLILFLSAIFPTSFSNQVLNSKKPIPSSSASSLGSSVAFQIKGNVYPLGYYTVSLAIGNPPKVYDLDIDTGSDLTWVQCDAPCKGCTLPRNRLYKPHGDLVKCVDPLCAAIQSAPNHHCAGPNEQCDYEVEYADQGSSLGVLLRDNIPLKFTNGSLARPMLAFGCGYDQTHHGQNPPPSTAGVLGLGNGRTSILSQLHSLGLIRNVVGHCLSGRGGGFLFFGDQLIPPSGVVWTPLLQSSSAQHYKTGPADLFFDRKTTSVKGLELIFDSGSSYTYFNSQAHKALVNLIANDLRGKPLSRATGDPSLPICWKGPKPFKSLHDVTSNFKPLLLSFTKSKNSPLQLPPEAYLIVTKHGNVCLGILDGTEIGLGNTNIIGDISLQDKLVIYDNEKQQIGWASANCDRSSKS is encoded by the exons atGGTTGTGAAAAGTAAGGGAATTCCATTGGCGACGCTTTTACTCATTTTGTTCCTTTCTGCCATTTTCCCAACCTCTTTCTCGAATCAGGTTCTCAACTCCAAGAAACCAATACCTTCAAGCTCTGCTTCTTCCCTTGGTTCCTCTGTTGCTTTTCAGATTAAAGGAAATGTATATCCACTTGG GTATTACACGGTGAGCCTCGCCATTGGCAATCCCCCTAAGGTTTATGATCTTGACATTGACACCGGTAGTGATCTCACTTGGGTTCAGTGTGATGCACCATGCAAAGGTTGCACCCTA cctCGCAATCGACTTTATAAACCCCATGGCGACCTTGTGAAATGTGTGGATCCCTTGTGTGCTGCAATCCAGTCAGCACCAAACCATCACTGTGCTGGACCAAATGAACAATGTGACTATGAGGTTGAGTATGCAGACCAAGGATCATCTCTCGGTGTGCTACTCCGAGATAATATTCCCCTTAAATTCACTAACGGGTCTTTAGCACGCCCTATGCTGGCCTTCGG GTGTGGATATGATCAAACGCATCATGGTCAAAATCCCCCACCTTCCACAGCTGGGGTTCTTGGCCTTGGAAATGGCAGAACAAGCATTTTGTCTCAGCTTCACTCTCTTGGCCTAATTCGCAATGTTGTAGGCCACTGCTTAAGTGGGAGAGGAGGAGGCTTTTTATTCTTTGGAGATCAACTCATTCCCCCATCTGGAGTTGTTTGGACACCCTTATTGCAGAGTTCCTCCGC ACAACACTATAAAACAGGTCCAGCTGATCTGTTTTTCGATAGAAAGACTACTTCTGTGAAGGGTCTTGAACTTATCTTTGATAGTGGGAGCTCCTACACATACTTCAATTCCCAAGCTCATAAAGCTCTTGTTAATCTG ATAGCTAATGATTTAAGGGGAAAGCCATTGAGTAGAGCAACTGGGGATCCATCACTACCAATTTGTTGGAAGGGTCCAAAGCCTTTCAAATCTCTACATGATGTCACTAGCAATTTTAAGCCACTACTACTGAGCTTCACAAAATCAAAGAATTCTCCGCTGCAGCTACCACCAGAAGCTTATCTAATTGTCACT AAACATGGCAATGTCTGCTTGGGAATTCTAGATGGCACTGAAATAGGACTAGGAAATACTAACATAATTGGAG ATATCTCTTTACAAGATAAGTTAGTGATTTATGACAACGAGAAACAACAGATTGGATGGGCCTCTGCCAATTGTGATAGATCTTCCAAGTCATAA